The genome window CGCGCTCCAGGAGGGCATCGAAATCGGCGACATGGTCGTCGCCAACGGCGCGGCCAAAGACGAGGGGACGACCGGCCGCTACGAGTCGGACACGGTGCCGGCGGTCCCGGACTACGACGTGCTCTCGTCGCTGGTCGACGCCGCCGAGGCCAACGACGAGGACGTCCACGTCGGCCCCATCGCCACGGACGACGCCTTCTACGCCGAGACGGACGAGTACATCAACGACTGGGAGGACGCCGGCCTGCTCGCCGTCGAGATGGAGGCCGCCGCGCTGTTCTCGCTGTGTCGCCGCAAGGGCCTGCGCTCGGGCGCTATCTGTACCGTCGACGGGAACCTCGTCGAGGGGACACAGAAGGGCGAGACCGAGGCCGACGAACTGCCCGAGAAGGCCAAGGACAACGTCGAGCGCGCCATCGAAATCAGCCTGACCGCGGCCGCGTCGCTGTAGGTCGAGGCCGGACGGGCCGCTGCCCGGCGGAGGGCTTAACAGACGCTCCCTCGTGCACCCCTGTATGCTCGACCAGTTCCGGAAGCGGCTCCGCGCGGCGGCCAGGCGGCTCCGGCGGGTCGAGCGCCGCGAACTCCAGGACTTCAGGCGCTGGGCAGAGGTGACCGAGAACCTCGTTCACATCTCCATGCTGGTGTTCGTCCCGCTGGCTATCGTGCTGGTGACGACGCTGGCGAACGTCGTTCCGCAACTGAGCTTCCTGCTTTTCCCGCCGCTCGCGGCGGGGACGTACACGCTGTTCGTCGACCCGACGAGCAAGTACTCCGACCCGAAGCGGTTCGTCGCGGGGCTGACCATCGGCGCGGTCTGTGGACTGGTCGCGCTCGCCGTCTCGAACAGTTACCTCCCGGTCCCGGGCGGCCAGTTCGGCGTCAACGCCCTCGGTGCCGGGCTAGCCGTCTTCGCCACCGGCGTGGTCACCTGGCCGCTGGACATCGAGGAGCCGTCGTCGTACTCGACCGCTCTGCTGGCGCTGCTCGTGGAACCGAACCAGCGGGCGGCGTTCGTCGCCAGCGTCTTCGTTGCCAGTTCGCTCGTGGCGGCCATCTTCGTCGTCTGGCGCGAGGAGTTCTACGAGCGGCGGGCGACGTACCTCTACGAGTCGATGTCCGGCGACGACCACGTCCTCGTCCCGATGCGCGGCGAGTCGGCGGGCCGGACGGCGATGCTGGGCGCGCGCCTCGCGGCCGCCCACGAGGCCGGCAAAGTCGTCCTGCTGGACATGGTCTCCGCCGGCGACGCCGCCGAGCACTCGCTCACGCGGGAGACGATACAGCTGGACATCCGGTCCGAGAACGGGGCCGAGCCGCCGTCGGCCGAGACCCGTCCGGTCGGCGACGGCGGCGACCCGGCGACCGCCCCGGCGTCGCCCGACCGGACCGACCTCGAAGCGGAAATCGACTGGCTGGAGACCCACGCCGCACGCATCGAGACGCGGACGGGCGTCTCCTGTCAGGTCGTCGTCGCGAGCGACGACGGGTCGCCGGCCAAGACGACGCTACAGACCGCGGCCGAGACCAACTGCGACCTCATAGTCGCGCCCTACGAGAGCCGCCACGGCGCGCTGACGCCGTACCTCCAGCGGCTGTTCCGCAGCGAGAGCGACGTTGTCGTCCACCGGTCGGTGAGCGACCGGACCCGCTGGAAGCAGGTCCTGGTCCCCGTGCGGTCCGTCAGCGACGTGGCCCACAACATGGTCGACTTCGCCACGCGGCTGGCCGGCCGGAGCGGGCGGGTGGCCGTCGCCACCTGCATCGGCTCCCGCGGCGACCGCCGCCGGGCCGAGGAGATGCTCGCGGACCTCATCGAACCGTACGAGGGGGCCTTCGAGACGCGGGTCCCGCGGACGGACATCCAGGCGTTCCTCGCCGACACCGCCCCGCAGTACGACCTGGTGATTATCGGGGCGAGCCGCGACCGGAGCAAGGCGTCGCGGTTCATTTCGCCGCCGACCTTCGAGCGGCTGGAAGACGTCGAGACGGACGTGGCCATCGTCGACCGCGGCCGGGCCTAGATGTCCGCGTCCTCCTCGTCTCTCACGTCGAGCAGGTGGTCGGCGACGTTCTCCATCCCCTCCCGACCCAGCGCGGACTGGACGATGAGGTGCCCGCCGAGCACCGCCGGACTGATGACGGTGTCGGCCCCTGCCCGGCGGAGCTTCTCGACGTTCTCGCGGTCGGTCGCCGCGGCGACGATGTTGACCTCCGGGTTGAGCGTCTGTGCCGTCAGTATCGCCAGCGCGTCCTGGGCGTCGTTGTTCGTCGCCGCGACGACCGCCGTGGCGTCCTCGATTCCGGCCCGCAAGAGCGGGTCCTCGTCGCTCGGGTCGGCGGTCAGCACGGCGATGTCCCGTTGCTGGAGTTGCGTGGCCGTCTCCGTGTCCGGGGTGATGACCACGAACTCTATCGCGCCAGTCAGTTCGTCGATAATCGGTTCCGTCAGGTCGCCGTGGCCGAGCACCAGCACGTGGTTCTCGAGCAGGTCCAGTTGTGCGTCAGTCATGTTTCCGAGTGCCTCCGAAAGCCGCTTCTCGATTGCCGGCCCCAGCAGCGACCCTAGGGCGATGGCGAAACTGGCCGTCCCGAGGACGACCACCGACATGCCGAACAGTTTCGCCTGCTGGCTCTGTGGGGTCATGTCGCCGTACCCGACGGTACTGGCCGTCACGAGCGTGTAGTAGAACGCGTCGGTCGCCGTCGAGAGGTTGGCGAACTCGTCCCGGAGCGCGTACGAGCCGGCGGTCCCGTACATGAGCGAGCCTATCAGCGCCGCCCCGGCCGCCAGTTGCGCCGTCGAGAGGTCTATCGGCCGGTCGAACCGCCGCCGGTTCACCAGCATCGTCGGGAGCGATACCAGCGAGAGGACGACGAGCGGGACCGAAACCGCCGAACTCGGCACGACGCCGACGAACGGAATCGTCACTGCGGAGCTCTGTACCAGCCCCTGTATCGCCGCCACGGGGAGCAAGACGACGGTCGCGTACCACGCGATCCGCAGGCGGCGACGGAGCCCGACGACGCTGACCAGCAGCGTAAACCCCGTGAGCGCGCCGGTGAATCCGGCGGTCCGCTGGATGCTCGGCGGGATGAAGTCCCCGAGCGGCCCGCTGATGGACACGGCGCTGATGTTGACCACTCCGGTGACGAACGACAGCACCGCCACTATCACCGGCAGGATGATGGTCGCCCGCGCCCCGAGCCAGTCCCGTGGTCTGTCCATACCCATCCAGATTACAGCGCCCGGTGTAAATGTACTGTCCGCGGGCCGGAAGCGATTTACTACCGGACACGCAGGATGGGGACATGGCGTCGCTCCCGATTGAGGTATTGATGGGGATTTATCTGGGGTTGTTGGTGGGGGTAATACCGGCGCTCGTGTCGTGGGCGCTGGGGTTCAGTTTCAAGTACTTTACCGGCATCACCGTGCCCGGGTTCGGTGTCGTCGTGCTGGCAATCGCGCTGGCCGGCGTCAGCGGCGGGCTCATGTCGCTGGCGGACAAGTCGATAACGCAGGCCCCCAACGCCGAGCGGATAATCACTGCCATCATCCTCGTCGGGATGGTGTCGCTGTACGCCCACAGCAAGGGGGACAAGCTCGGGGCGGAGTTCCCGAAGCGGCTCTCGCTGAAGGGGCTACGCGAGAAGAAGCTCTCGGCCGACGTGGTCGAGTTCGTCGGCGGCCGCGACGAGGTCCGCATCCGCGTCGTCGGCGACGTGGCCGACATGGAGGGGTATCCCCCGCTGTCAGAGCCACTCCGGGCCGAGATACGAACCGAGGAGTGGCGCTTCCCGGCGGACCTCCGCATCGGCGAACTCGAACACCGCATGGAGGAGCGGCTGAAATCGGAGTTCGACCTCGGCGACGCCGCCGTCTCGATAGACGAACAGGGGCGGGCGACGGTCGTCGCTGCGCCGCCGTTTTCCGGGCTGTCGAAGCGCGTCGGCGACAACCGCCACGCCGTCTCGGTCGAGGCGCTGTTGCCGACCGGCCTGGCCCGCAACGACGAGGTGACGGTGCTGACTGAGGACGCGCAGGTTCGCGGGACCGTCGTCAGTGCCCGGTCGGCGTCGGCGGACGACGAGACGGCCGCCGAGACGCCCACGCCGCCCGAGGTCGACGACGAGGCGTCCCCGGCACCGGTCCAGGCACCGACGACCGATGGCGGCGAGGGCCGGCTCACGGTCGCCGTGACCCGGACCGACGTCCAGCCGCTCCTGCGGTCGGCCCAGCCGAAGGTCGTGGTCGAGCCCCGCGGGACACATCGGGAGTACGAACTCGTCTCTCTGCTCCGGCGGGCCGGCAACCGGTTCCGGCGGCTGACCGTCCGGGCCGACGGCCCCCTCGACGGGACGACGCTCAGGGACGCCCACGTCCGCGAGACCCACGGCGTCGCCATCGTCGCCATCCGGACGCCGGACGGCTGGCAGGTCGCGCCGCGGGGTGACGCGGCCGTCGAGGGCGGCGACGAACTGTACGCGATTGGCCGCCGCGCCGACCTCGAGGCCTTCGAGGAGGCGGTCGCATGACGCTCGCCGGACCGCTGGCACAGGTCGGTGCGAACCTGCAACTGGGGCTGCTATCGCAGGTGGTGGTCGAGGGCGTGGCGTGGCTCCTCGCCATCGCCGTCCTCGCCGCGACGCCGGCGGGCGCTATCGCCGTCTTCTACCGCTGGTACGTCCGGGAGCGGATTCAGACCGGGCTCGCGCTCCTGTTCGGGCTGACCGCCGTCGTCCTCGTCATCGGCGCGACGACCGCGCTCAGCGAGGTCATCCTCGGCGACGAGGACGTGCTGGCGGCCGGCGCGGTCCTGCTGAACCTCGCGGCCTTTTTCGCCGGCGGGGCCGGGGCCTACGGGGGAATGCGTATCGGGGACCGGCTGGGCGTCGACCTCTTCGCCGCGACCGGCGGCCGGAACATCGACGCCGACGTGAGCGAAATCGTCCAGACCGTCGGCCGGGTTACCTCGGTCCGCCTCCCCGAGGACGTCGACGACATCGTCGGCTACGACCCGATGCCGGAGGAGACGAAGGAGACCCTCGCGGACCGGCGGTTCCTCTTCCCGCGGCGGCTGACGAAAGACGAACTCAGGGACCGGCTGGTCGCCCGGCTCAAGACCGACTACGGCGTCGGCCACGTGGACGTCGAACTGGCCGATGACGGCACCGTCAACTACCTCGCGGTCGGCTCGCGGGCGGCCGGTATCGGCCCGACACTGCCGCCCTCGACGAACGCCGTCGCCATCCGCGCCGACCCGGCCCACGCCGCGAGCGCCGGGGACCTCGTCCAGGTCTGGGAGCGAGCGCCGGCCAGGCGCGTGCTCACCGGCGAACTCCGGGGAGTCGCCGACGACGTGGTGACGGTCGCCATCGACGCCGCAGACACGCCGAAACTCGACCCCCAGACCGAGTACAAACTGGTCACGCTCCCGGTACAGGACCGCTCGGACCGGGAGTTCGCCTCGCTGCTCCGGGCGGCCGACGAGACGATGGGCACGGCCACCGTCGGGCCGGGGAGCGCGCTCGACGGCGCGCCCGTCGGGAGCCTGGCGGTCGCGGTGGTCGCAATCACCCGCGACGACGCGGCACCGGAGACGATTCCGTCCCGCGACCGGGTGCTGGCGGCCGGCGACACCATCTACGCCATCGCCACCCCGGACGCGCTCCGGCGACTGGAGCAAGCCACGGCGGGGACCGGCGACCCGCCCGCGACGGCCGCCCCGGCGGACGAGGCAGACGCCGACGGCGAGGATGTCGCGTCGGCGTCGGCCTCCAGTGCTGGGGCCGAACCCGACAGCGACGCCGCGGAGACACCGGCCGGGACCGACGACGGGAACGCCGACGCTATCGACGACGGGACGGCCGATACCGCCGCCGACACGGACCAGCCCGACACCGGCGCGGACGAATCGACGGCCGAACCCGCCGACGGGCCGACGGACGAATCCGACGACGCCCCGGACGAGGACCCGCTGTCGGCGCTCTCGGACGCCGACGCGGAGGAGCCCGACGACCTCTCGGCTGACGAGCCGTTCGACGAGCCGGCGGCGGACGACGACACCGTCGAGGTGTGGGACCCGGAGGAGCGAATCGGCGAGGCGGACGGCGCCACCGACGACCCGACTGCCCCCGACCCGCCGGCCGACGAGGGCGGCGACACATCGAACGCCGACGAGGACCCGGAGAAACAGAGCTGACCGCCACCAGCGGACGCTCGGAGGCGGAGCCCCGACCGGACACGCCGCGGTCCGGAACCCTCTTTTGACGGACGCCCGCAGTACCGGTATGGAGTGGAAACTGTTCGCACACCTCCGGGACGCGGCCGACGGCCAGTCGGTCAGCGTCGATGTCGAGGGCGACGCCACGGTCGAAGCGGCGCTCGATGCGCTGCTCGCGGCGCGACCGGCGCTCGCCGAGGAGGTGCTCGACGAAAACGAGGAACTGGCCGACCACATCCGTGTGCTCGTCGACGGTGAAGACCCGTTCTCCGCCGGCGACGGGCTGGCGACGCCGGTCGACGAGGGGACGGAACTCGCGCTGTTTCCGCCGGTCAGCGGCGGGTGACGGCCCGACTTCTCACGCTCGCCTCGTCCCGACCTGGCCGGTGACGACGATGCGGAACCCGTCCCGGTAGGCCGTGTCGACGGTGGCCTCCCACCCGTGCGTTTCGGCCAGCAACCGCAGGTTCGGGAGCGGCAGCCCGGACTGGCCGTCCGGAATCGCCTGCCCGTAGGTGAAAAACGGCGCGGGGTCGTCCCGGGCCGGCGGCTGGCCGTCGTCGGTGATAGTGAACCCGTCGTCGGTGACCGCGACCGACACCGACGCCGCGCCGTTGTGGGCCGCGAACCGGAACGCGTTCTCGAAGAGGGTCTGCAAGCGCGGCGGGTCGGCCTCCACCGCGCCGTCCGCCGCGACGACGAGCGTGAGGTCGCCGACGTCGGCCGCTGCCAGCGCGCGCTCGGCGACCTCGCTCACAGTCACCTGCCGCGTCGATTCGACGGTCTGCCCGTGCTGTGCGAGCTGTGCGAGTTTGCCGACGACGTCGGCCATGTGGTCGGCCGACCGGGACGCCGCCCGGAGCGATTCGCGGGCCCGGGTCACGTTCCCGTCGGTCAGGGCGCTCCCGGCGATGTCGACCCGTCCGTTGACGGTCTGGAGCGTGTTGAGCAGTTCGTGGCGGATGGCGGCGGCGAACCCCTCTAGCTGTTCGTTCTGCCGCGAGAGCTCGCGCCGCTGGCGCTCTACCTCCGTCACGTCCGAAAAGACGACCATTTCGCCGATGCTGGTCTGCCCGAGGGAGAACGAGGTCCCGCTGACGAGGTAGTAGCGGACCTCGCCGTCTTCGACGTATTCGAGTATCTGGTCGTCGCTGTCGAGCGCGCCCGCGACGCTCGGGAGCGTGTCGCCGAGTTGTTCCCCGACCGTCCCATCGAGGGCCGGGAACGTCGACGCCGCGAGGTCGTTGTACTCGCGGATTCGCCCGGTGTCGTCGAGGTAGACGATTGGTCCGTCGACCCCGTCGGTCAACTGGACGGCCAGGAACGTGGTGTCGAAGACGTAGAGGACGCCGAGGGCGAACACGACGACCCCGAGCGGCTCGTAGTTGATGTCCAGCAGCCGGTCGCTCGTGAACCCGACGATGTCGAGGAGCACGGGCAGCCCGGTCACGCCGACGAGCGCGACCAGCGGGCGCGTGTCGTAGTCCGCTTCCGCACAGAGCTCGTACAGCATGAAGAAGCCGACGGCGACGAGCGCGTACGAGAGGCCGGCCACGAGCCAGTGGAACGTCTGGTGTTCTATCGTCAGGTGCGGGAACGGCGTCTGGACGAACACCGTCCGGAAGTACAGCCCGTGGAGCGGGTTCGTCACTTTGACCGCGACGATGGCGAGGTAGACGCCGACGGCCAGGCGGCGGTACGATGCCGTCCGGTGGAGCGAGCGACCGGTGTACGCCGACGTGAAGTAGAGCCACGACCCGACGGTCGTCAGCCCCACGACGAGGCTGAGCACGTAGGCGGCGTACCGCAGCCCTGGCGTCGGTGCGACCAGGAACGCCAGTTCCAGCGCGGCCCACCCGCCGCTCCCGGCGAGCAGGCCGACGAGCCCGCGCCGTGTGTCCGGCTCCGCGACGCTGAGCGCCCGCGGCACGGCGGCCAGACACCCGAGCGTGGCGACGGCGTACGCCGCCACGTAGACCGCAAACGAGAGCGAGAGTCCGGAAACCGACATGGACTCTAGTACAGACCGTTCGGGTCATGAACGCACTGGCCTCGTTTCCATGGCTGATAACGGGACGGGGCTCAGGTGAGGTCCGCGCTGCAGACGAAGGTGGGCCAGTCGCTCGTCGCCCCGCGGACGGCGGCCGCCTGTGCGACGTGCCGCGGCGTCTCGGGGATGAGGACCCGCGTCCGGTCGACGCCGAGGGCGGCGGCGTCGTCCCGAATCGCATCGAACAGGGCCGCGGCGGCGTCGGCGTCGTCCCACGCGCCGACGGCGTACTCTGCCAGACGAACGTCGTCGCCCGGGTCGCGCGTCACGCGGGCGCGACACGCCGCGCCGTGGGTCCCGCCGTCCGTGACGGCGAACACGGCCTCCTCGTCGGCGAGGGCCCGCAGGTCGTCGCGCGTGAGTTCCGAGAGCGCCCACGACTGCTCGCGGTCCAGTGCCAGCCCCGAGAGGGCGGTCCGCGCGTCGCTGTCGGTCCAGTAGGTCCAGGCGACCGTCGGGTCGTCGGTGACAGACAGCGACGGGGTCGCCTCGCGCGGCTCCGGCGACGCCCACCGGAACGAACAGGTCGGCTCGAACCCCGCCGCGACGGACTGGCCGAGGCCGGCGTCGTTCCACGAGAACACCATGTTCCGGGCGACCGTCGCCCCGCCGTCGGCCGCCCACTCGAGGAGGTCCTCGACCATCGCCAGCCCGTGGCCCTCGCCCCGGTGGGCCGGGTCGACGCGGATGCCCTGGAGCCACGCTTCGTGGTCGCTCAGCACGACGCCCTGGCAGAGGCCGACGGGGGTCCCGTCGACGGTCGCGACGACGGTCCGCTGGTCCGGGCCGTCGCTGGCAACCCAGTCGCGGAACACCGCCGGGATGTACTCCGCCGTGTCGCGGTCGCTCCAGACCTCCTGGACGAACGCCACCACGTCGTCGTAGTCGTCCGCTCGCGCCTGTCGAACCGTCGATGACATACTCCACACTGCGGGACGGGGCGTGAAAAGTTCGGTCGCTCGTTACAGCCAGGGGGTCGACCGCTGCTGAATCTCGCCGGCGAGCGGTTCCTGCATGGCGTCGGCGACGTCGGTGCTGTTTGCCAGCGCCCACATGAGTTTGACCTTCGCCGTGCCGGGCAGCATGTCCTCGCCCTCGACGACGCCGGCGTCGAGCAGGTCGCGGCCGGTGTCGTAGACGCGGTCGCAGACCCGGCCTTCGAGGCACTGGCTGGTCATGACGACCGGGATGTCGAGGTCTTCGATGACGCTTATCCAGTCGGTGTTGACGTGGCCGAGGCCGGTCCCCTCGATGATGAGGCCCTCGCTGTCGGCGGCGGCCGTGTCGAGCAGCGAGGCGTCCATGCCGGGCGAGAACTTCACCAGTTCCACGTCGGTCTCGACGGCGTCGTGCAGCGCCAGGTCGGTCGCGCCGCGCTCGGCGTACTCGCGGCGGAAGGTCACGCGGCTCTCGCCGTCGATGTCGTAGTCGACCTCGCCGAGGGGTTTCGCGCCGACGGTCTCGAAGGCGTCCCGGCGCGAGGTGTGGTTCTTGCGGACGCGCGTGCCGCGGTGCAGCGCACAGCGGTCGTCGGACTCGTCGGCGTGCATGCAGACCAGCACCTCCGCGCAGTCGCTCGTGGCCGCTTCGACGGCCGAGACGGCGTTCATGACGTTGTCCGAGGACGGGCGGTCGGCCGAGCGCTGGCTCCCGGTGAAGACGATGGGGACCGGCGTATCGAGCATGAAGGCGAGCGCCGACGCGGTGTACTGCATCGTGTCCGTGCCGTGCATGACGACGACGCCGTCCGCGCCGGCCTCGATCTCCTCGTGGACGGCGCGGGCGAGGTCCTGCCAGACCGCGGGCGTCATGTTCTCGGAGAGGATGTTGGCGACGACGCGGCCGCGGTAGTTCGCCATCCCCGCGAGGTCCGGGACCGCCCGCAGCACGTCCTCGGCGTCGAACTGCGCCGTCACCGCGCCGGTCCGGTAGTCGACGGTCGAGGCGATGGTCCCGCCGGTCGAGATGAGCGACACCGTCGGCAGGTCGTCGTCGAACTCGATTTCCGACGTACCCTGTTCGTCCTGTGCGCTCTCGACGTCGTACACGTCCGACTCCAGCACGTCGACCTCGGCGTCCTCGCGGTCGATACCGACGTTGTACCCGCCGTCGAGCTTGACGACGAGGTGGTCCGGCGTGCTGGAGGGGAGCAACACGCCCTCGTAGGTCTGGGCCGCGCGCTCGACGCGGACCCGGTCGCCTGCGTTCATGCGCGGGACTTTCCGCCGGTGGGACTTGAACCCACTCGTTTCGGCCAGCGTGTCCAACCGAGGGTGCGTCTGGCACGGACCGTCCCAGACCGACCAGCGGCCAGCGGACTCACCGAACACCACTCAATTTCGCGACTGAAACTTCCGAGGGATACCAGGCCACAAGGTTATCCGACTAGACACTCTCCTAACAAGTATGGCTGACAACAAGACCGGACGGGAAAACCAGGCCCGGAACGACGAGCGCCGCCAGCGAGAACGCGCTATCGCAGAGGAACTCGAACGCGCGGACGATCCGGAGCCGCCGGTCGACCCGGCGGCGCTCGCCTACTTCGAGACAGAACTCGACACGCTCGAGTTCCCGGCGACAGCGGCTGACGTGGTGGATGCCGTGGGCGACCACGAAGTCGAGTCCGTCGAGGGAGCGTACGCCGTCGCGGACCTCCTCCCGGATGCGACGGTCGAGTCGTTCGAATCGCCCGCCGCGGTTCGGACGCGGGTCCAGCGGCCGACGATTGCCGGGGCGATGAAGCGCGTCGTGGAGGCCGCCGACGCACACCAGAGCGCGTCCTTTGGCACCTCACAGCGCGACGGCTACGAGCGAACCTTCCGGGAGTTGCAGGCTATCGACGAGGACGACGACGACGAGGGAATCCGGGTCGTCGCCGACTGGATCGTCGAACGCGTCCACGAGAAAGAGCGGCTTCCGAGCTCCCGTGACGTTCGCCGGCGAGCGGCGAAGTTCTGCCGGTCGAACGGCTACTCGGTCCGAAACGACGACTGGCTCGGTGTCTGAGAGCGGCGGCACGGCCAAACGAACGGCAGGTGCTCCCCACAAGGACCATACCGCTCGCCGTCCCACTTCCGGTATGGCCGAACGTACCAAAGAACGGACCCGCGACGCGGACGCCGAGTCGAGCGGCGAGTTCGGCGTCGACGCGACCGAGTCGCTGTCCGGGACGACCGACGCCGCGTCGCAGTCGTCGGAGTCCACGCACAGCTACTTCTCCCTGCGGGCGCTGCTGTACGCCTTCGGCGCAGTCGGCGGCGGGATGGTGCTGGGCGGGCTGATTCCCCTCCTACCGTTTACCGAACTGCTCGGCGTCCTGCTGGGCGGGTTCGTCTACGGGCTGTTCGCCAGCGAACGGCGCTATCTCGAACTGGCGGTCGCCGGCGGCGTCAGCGGCGGCACGACGGCCGTCCTGTCCCTCCTGCCACAGCTGGCCGCGGGGCTGAACGGCACTCGACTGTTCGCCATCGCCGGCGGCGTCGGGCTGGTACTCGCGGTCGTCGGCCACTACTTCGGCCGTGACCTCCGCAGCGGGCTGACGAAAGACCTGGACTGACTCGCTCTCAGACGATTTCCCAGCCGTCGTCGGTCCGCTCGACCACGTCGTCGTCTTCGAGTCGGCTGAGCGCCTCCTCGACGATTTCCGGCGGGGCCTCTATCTCCCGGGCCAGCGCCGGGACGGTGTCGATACCGTTCGCCAGCCCGCTGACGAGTTCCGCGTACAGCCGGCCGTCCCCGTTCTCGAAGCCGGAGTCGATGCGGTCCCGCACGTCGGTCATGCGGGCCTGGACCCACCGCTGGGCCAGCGACAGTTCGTTCTCCAGTTGCTGGAGGTGTTCCAGTTCCCGCGCCAGGTCGTGAAAGTCGCCGTCGGCGGCGGCACCCACGTCTATCGAGAGGTGGCGACAGGACGGCATCTCGAACTCGGGGTTGGCCGGGTATGCGCTCTTGGTACCGAACTCGTAGGGCGAGACGCGGACCTCCAGGCGGAGGTTCCGGGCGATAGAGAAGTACTTCCGGCGCTGGTCGTCGGTCCGGGACTCGATGAGCCCGGCGTCTTCGAGCTTCTGGAGGTGGTCGATGACCGCTTTCGGACTGACACCGATGTATTCGCTGATTTCAGTGACGTAGCAGGGCTTGTGGGCGAGTAGTTTGAGAATCCGCCGGCGGTTGGCGTTTCCAAGGAGATTGAGTAACTCGGCGGAGTCCATCGAGTCGTAGGTAGCGGGTCACGGTTCAAAAGCATGACTCTCGTCGGGCGGTTTGCTGGTGAGTGACCTGCTCAGCTACTGACCGAGCCCACGCCCCACCTACGCGCCGCCGTTCCCGTTGCCCTGATTGCCGCTGTCTCCTTGGCCACTACCTTGGTCGTTTCCCTGGTCACTGCCGCCGGTGCCCTGGTCGTTTCCGCCGCCGTTTCCTCGGTCACCGGCCTGGTCGTCTCCGTTATTTCCCCGGTCACCCGCGTCACCGTCTCCCTGGCCACCGGCCTGGTCGTTCCCCTGGTCGTCTCCGTTATCTCCCTGGTCCCCGGTCTGGGCGTCTCCATTATCCTCCTGCCCCTCTCCGCTGTCGTTCCCTTGGTCGTCTCCGTTGTCGCCCTGGTTGGTCTCGTCGCCGGTGCCCTGGTCGTTTCCGCCGCTGTTTCCTCGGTCACCGGCCTGGTCGTCTCCGTTATTTCCCCGGTCATCCGCGTCACCGTCTCCCCCGCCGCCGGCCTGGCTGTTGCCCTGGTCGCCGCCGTCACTGCCTCGCTCGTTCCCGTTATCGTTTCCCTCGTCGTTCGCACCGTCCGCATCGCCGCTGGAATCCGTCTCGGACGAGCCGTCGGTACCGTCGCCGGACCCGTCGGCGTCAGAACCGTTCTCCCCACCAGCGCCGTTCCCGGCATCGTCACCGCTGTCGCCTCCGTCGCTGTTCTCGGTGCCGGACGCTCCACGCTCCCCGTTCCCGTTGCCCCGTTCCGCAGCCCTGTCAGACCCGTTTCCCTCGCTCTCGGCCGCGTCGTCGGACGCCCCGTTATCGCCGTCGGTGCCCCTGTCAGCGGGTGGGCCCTGTTCGCTACCGGTTTCCTGCTGTCCGGGAGCATCGTCAGGTGGGCCCCGCTCGCTCTCGTTTCCCTGCTGGCGGGGTGCCTCGTCGGGCGGTCCCGGGTCGCTCTCGTTGGCTCCCCGTTCGGGCGTCTCGGCTGGCGGTCCCCGCTCGCTCTCGTTGACGCCCGCGACTTCCGGCGGGCCCTGTTCACTTCGGTTGACTCCCGCGTCCTCCGGCGGACCCTGGTCGTCCGGGCCGGCGGTGTTCGGCGGACCGGCGATGCCGCGGGCAACCGACGCCGCCTGCTGGCCGGAGAACTCGTTGGCGTTCCGTTTCAACCGCTCCAGTTCGGTGTCGTCTACGCCGGCCTGTTCGGCGGCCGTGTCGGTGTCGTTAATCGCGGCCTGCAGGCCGGTGATTTCGGCGGTGAGACGGCTCCGCTGGGCCACGTAGGCCTGCTCCGGGAGCGAGCCGTTCTCGTGTCGCTGTTCGATTGTGGCGTTGCGCTCCTGTAGCCGTTCCAGCCGGCGCTCGAGCGAACCGGCCCGGCTCGTGACGAGTTCGGCACGCTCGGTGTCGTTCGATTGGTTGTACGCCGACCGCCACATCCCGTT of Haloarcula sp. DT43 contains these proteins:
- a CDS encoding nucleoside phosphorylase codes for the protein MAKQPHLLVEPGDLTDIALVPGDPGRVDRIAGLCDDHEVVAENREYKLVNATYDGRELTVCSTGIGSPSTAIAVEELEAVGVETLIRVGTTGALQEGIEIGDMVVANGAAKDEGTTGRYESDTVPAVPDYDVLSSLVDAAEANDEDVHVGPIATDDAFYAETDEYINDWEDAGLLAVEMEAAALFSLCRRKGLRSGAICTVDGNLVEGTQKGETEADELPEKAKDNVERAIEISLTAAASL
- a CDS encoding potassium channel family protein, which encodes MYCPRAGSDLLPDTQDGDMASLPIEVLMGIYLGLLVGVIPALVSWALGFSFKYFTGITVPGFGVVVLAIALAGVSGGLMSLADKSITQAPNAERIITAIILVGMVSLYAHSKGDKLGAEFPKRLSLKGLREKKLSADVVEFVGGRDEVRIRVVGDVADMEGYPPLSEPLRAEIRTEEWRFPADLRIGELEHRMEERLKSEFDLGDAAVSIDEQGRATVVAAPPFSGLSKRVGDNRHAVSVEALLPTGLARNDEVTVLTEDAQVRGTVVSARSASADDETAAETPTPPEVDDEASPAPVQAPTTDGGEGRLTVAVTRTDVQPLLRSAQPKVVVEPRGTHREYELVSLLRRAGNRFRRLTVRADGPLDGTTLRDAHVRETHGVAIVAIRTPDGWQVAPRGDAAVEGGDELYAIGRRADLEAFEEAVA
- a CDS encoding HPP family protein, with amino-acid sequence MLDQFRKRLRAAARRLRRVERRELQDFRRWAEVTENLVHISMLVFVPLAIVLVTTLANVVPQLSFLLFPPLAAGTYTLFVDPTSKYSDPKRFVAGLTIGAVCGLVALAVSNSYLPVPGGQFGVNALGAGLAVFATGVVTWPLDIEEPSSYSTALLALLVEPNQRAAFVASVFVASSLVAAIFVVWREEFYERRATYLYESMSGDDHVLVPMRGESAGRTAMLGARLAAAHEAGKVVLLDMVSAGDAAEHSLTRETIQLDIRSENGAEPPSAETRPVGDGGDPATAPASPDRTDLEAEIDWLETHAARIETRTGVSCQVVVASDDGSPAKTTLQTAAETNCDLIVAPYESRHGALTPYLQRLFRSESDVVVHRSVSDRTRWKQVLVPVRSVSDVAHNMVDFATRLAGRSGRVAVATCIGSRGDRRRAEEMLADLIEPYEGAFETRVPRTDIQAFLADTAPQYDLVIIGASRDRSKASRFISPPTFERLEDVETDVAIVDRGRA
- a CDS encoding NAD-binding protein, producing the protein MDRPRDWLGARATIILPVIVAVLSFVTGVVNISAVSISGPLGDFIPPSIQRTAGFTGALTGFTLLVSVVGLRRRLRIAWYATVVLLPVAAIQGLVQSSAVTIPFVGVVPSSAVSVPLVVLSLVSLPTMLVNRRRFDRPIDLSTAQLAAGAALIGSLMYGTAGSYALRDEFANLSTATDAFYYTLVTASTVGYGDMTPQSQQAKLFGMSVVVLGTASFAIALGSLLGPAIEKRLSEALGNMTDAQLDLLENHVLVLGHGDLTEPIIDELTGAIEFVVITPDTETATQLQQRDIAVLTADPSDEDPLLRAGIEDATAVVAATNNDAQDALAILTAQTLNPEVNIVAAATDRENVEKLRRAGADTVISPAVLGGHLIVQSALGREGMENVADHLLDVRDEEDADI